A genomic stretch from Setaria viridis chromosome 1, Setaria_viridis_v4.0, whole genome shotgun sequence includes:
- the LOC140221648 gene encoding uncharacterized mitochondrial protein AtMg00820-like, which yields MVDEFQALIDNDTWRLIPRSPSANVMSGKWIFQHKFHIDGSLARHKARWVVRGFSEHHGIDYDETFSLDVKPAMIQIVLNIATSHTWAIHQLDVKNAFLHGHLMETVY from the coding sequence ATGGTCGACGAGTTCCAGGCTCTCATCGACAATGACACCTGGCGCCTCATCCCGCGGTCGCCCAGTGCCAATGTCATGTCAGGCAAGTGGATCTTCCAGCATAAGTTCCATATCGATGGGTCCCTCGCCCGGCACAAGGCGCGCTGGGTGGTTCGTGGCTTCTCCGAGCATCACGGCatcgactacgatgagaccttcagtCTGGATGTCAAACCGGCAATGATACAGATcgtcctcaacatcgccacttcTCATACCTGGGCGATCCACCAACTAGACGTGAAGAATGCATTTCTTCATGGACACCTCATGGAGACTGTCTACTGA